One genomic window of Euleptes europaea isolate rEulEur1 chromosome 8, rEulEur1.hap1, whole genome shotgun sequence includes the following:
- the LOC130481812 gene encoding riboflavin transporter 2-like: protein MALSVHLLACLLGTGSWVAINGLWVELPLLVPSVPEGWLLPSYLTVVIQLANVGPLLVTLAHRFLPGRLHEVALIYALLCLGGLACLLLAFFWGESSVVGGSRRSVALLALLFCLSLVDCTSSVTFLPYMRRLQPRYLTTYFVGEGLSGLLPGLVALGQGVGVARCVNGSLAGNGTGLQVAYQAPRFSACAFFLFLSGMMAVSLVAFVLLNHLPAARQEHAKEKYQVRLQIESPDSMRVTVEEGPAAHTAFPSSSRSWAQTVFIFGVLAWVNALTNGIMPAVQSYSCLPYGNFAYHLSATLAALANPLACFLGMFLPIRSLVLMGALSLAGSLLACYIMAMAVLSPCPPFLHLPAGVILIVLCWVLFVGTLSYVKLMIGMLLRDEGHCALVWCGAVVQVGSMVGALAIFPVVSVYGLFRSGDPCHSSCPG from the exons ATGGCCTTGTCCGTCCACCTCCTGGCCTGCCTCTTGGGCACAGGCTCCTGGGTGGCCATCAACGGCCTGTGGGTGGAACTGCCTCTGCTGGTGCCCAGCGTGCCCGAGGGCTGGCTCCTGCCCTCCTACCTCACCGTGGTCATCCAGCTGGCCAACGTGGGCCCGCTGCTCGTCACCCTGGCGCACCGCTTCCTGCCCGGGCGGCTCCACGAGGTGGCCCTCATCTACGCCCTCCTCTGCCTGGGGGGCCTGGCCTGCCTGCTGCTGGCCTTCTTCTGGGGCGAGAGCAGCGTGGTGGGGGGCTCCCGCCGCAGCGTGGCCCTGCTGGCGCTGCTCTTCTGCCTCTCCCTGGTGGACTGCACCTCCTCCGTCACCTTCTTGCCCTACATGCGCAGGCTGCAGCCCCGCTACCTCACCACCTACTTTGTGGGCGAGGGGCTGAGCGGCTTGCTGCCCGGGCTGGTGGCCCTCGGGCAGGGGGTGGGCGTGGCCCGGTGCGTCAATGGCAGCCTTGCGGGCAACGGCACCGGACTGCAGGTGGCATACCAGGCCCCCCGCTTCTCGGCGTgcgccttcttcctcttcctcagcggCATGATGGCCGTCAGCCTGGTCGCCTTCGTCCTCCTCAACCACCTTCCGGCTGCCAGGCAAGAGCATGCCAAGGAGAAGTACCAGGTGCGGCTGCAGATCGAGAGCCCCGACAGCATGCGAGTCACGGTGGAAGAGGGCCCCGCAGCCCACACCGCCTTCCCTTCCAGCAGCCGCTCCTGGGCCCAGACGGTGTTCATCTTTGGGGTGCTGGCCTGGGTGAATGCCCTCACCAATGGCATCATGCCCGCCGTCCAGTCCTACTCTTGCCTCCCTTATGGGAACTTCGCTTACCATCTCTCGGCTACTTTGGCTGCCTTGGCCAACCCTCTGGCCTGCTTCCTGGGAATGTTCCTGCCAatcag gtCCCTTGTGCTGATGGGGGCCCTCTCCTTGGCCGGATCCCTCCTCGCCTGCTACATCATGGCCATGGCGGTGCtgagtccctgccctccctttctGCATCTGCCTGCAGGGGTCATCCTCATT GTGCTGTGCTGGGTGCTCTTCGTGGGCACCCTCTCCTACGTCAAGCTGATGATCGGGATGCTCCTGCGGGACGAGGGGCACTGTGCCCTGGTCTGGTGCGGGGCTGTGGTGCAGGTGGGCTCCATGGTGGGGGCCCTCGCCATCTTCCCCGTGGTCAGCGTGTACGGCCTCTTCCGCTCGGGGGACCCTTGCCACAGCAGCTGCCCTGGCtga